ATGGAAAGGGGTAAGTCACCGTTCTGTCTTACAAGGAGACGGGTAAGTCAACGCTCTGTCTTATATGGAAAGGGGTAAGTCACCGCTCCGTCTTACGGGGAAAGGGGTAAGTCATCGATCTGTCTTATATGGAAAGGGGTAAGTCAACGCTCTATCTTATATGGAAAGGGGTAAGTCACCGCTTTGTCTTACAAGGAGACGGGTAAGTCAACCCTCCGTCTTACGCGGAAAGGGGTAAGTCATCGCTCCGTCTTATATGGAAAGGGGTAAATCAACGCGCTCTTTCCCAGGGAAAGGCGTAAGTTCCTAAACTGTCTCCCCAGGGTAAGCCACCGGGCTGTTTTCTAGGGAAAATGTTTAGTCACCACAGAAAGGGTAAATCGGGAAATCACCGCCCCGTTTCTGTGGAAAAGGGGTAAGTCACCACGTTGTCACACAGGGAAAGTCACCGCCCTGTCTCCAGGAAAAGGGGTAAGTCACCGCTTTGTGTCCAAAGGTAAAGGGGTAAGTGCCCGTCCTGTCTTCCTTCGAAAGGGATAAACGTTCGGTGTCACCCACAAGAATGTAGTGATTTCCAATCAATCCTCTGTTATCTTTGCACCAAATCACTTCCCAAGTAAAGCCTTACATTTCGTAAAATTCTCGTCACCTTTGTGCACCTGAATCAATCTTTAATTTCTTCAGTACTTAAAATGATCTGCTCTTTTGACATTTGATTCCCTTCCGTCTTTTAGGGAGGGGTACAGgagatttaaacaggtgtttaTATGTGGTACATGACGTCATTGCCTTCGACTTTCTGTCAATGAAGCCGGAGCGATCAGCCCATAATTACAGACCCGATCCTAACCCCGACCCCACTCAATACGTTCGTACAAACAGGGACGTTTACACGTAAAGTCTTGGTACACGAGGGCAACCATTCTTGGGTTGTGTGGTTTACTTCCACCCTTTATTCAAAGAACTCTTAGGTTGCTGAGAAGTTAGTTCTTTACATCTCAATCAACAGAATTGAATATATTGAAGTAAATAAACgatttttgaatattgtttctctctctctctctctctctctctctctctctctctctctctctctctctctctctctcatagaCTTCACATTGAGATATGCATTTAAAGAAAATGCGAACTTTCTAGCTCATGAATTTCAGGGCTTTTAGTGAGGCGAGAGTGTATTACTGAAGCATATAGTCCTAAAGGTCATCTGTTCAATTAATCTCTTGGATTAACTGGTGACCTTGTCTTAAACCAAGACTGCAATATTCTGTCGAATGTTCATTTTTTGTCAAGTCATCTTCCTTCCTGTAACTGCCATTTTCAATTGGCAAGGACCCTccttcaaaaaaaaatctttgtcacagttttttttcttgtctaTGAATCTAATATGCATGAATTCCATCGACAATGCGTCAAAAGTTAAAGAATAATGTAACCTATTTGCCTTCATAATTTATTGTAGAAACTTGCGATTTTTGTCTGACACAATAATGTGACAATCCAAAAACGCGTTCAAGCATTATAAATAGCTATTATAGCCGACATACTATAACAttattcatctttaaaaaaatacttattagaaaaaaattgtgcCTGCCTCAGAATTTTAAATGTGTTCAAAAATTGAAAGGGGATGAGGGCTGGTCCATGCACCAAGTACCTTTATCTGTGCtgcgtttctttttttttatagatacaaCATCGGGAAATAGGTATAAATGGTTATAATGAGAAACGTGCACTTTAGTTTCAGCGCGACGACGGTACTGGTATCAGGTCTGGGGGTGATCTGTGTGGGTGATACTGTTACATCGACTGCCTGCAGTCCTCCCCTCCGATGCTCGCCAGTAGGGAAATACATTTATGTGTTTTGcgaataatttaatttgtattctcCAACAGATGAAGTTGTTTTGACagttatgttttattttctagtCCTGGATCAGATGAACACATCTGACCACCATTGCCGTCCTTCGTTCTATAATCATAATTGACAATAACGCCGTTTGGAGTCTTCAAATTAAGAATTTTCTTTAGGAGTCGCtgataaaataatgcattagtAAAAAATGGTAGGGAGTGATCGTATCGCGACATTAATGGAAGAAttctaaatctttaaaactattatCACACATAAATGATCACTTATTTGATTACAGTTGTGATGTATAGCGTATATATTATTCGTGTAGAGTCCATTGTGGAGGAAAACATGAGGTAGGGAACGCAATGGGAGAGCTCGATTTCCGATATTTGATTAGCTGTTTCTTATAGTCGCCCGGCACGGCAGTCATTGTAATCAAAGTTCATTCACATCGCATGAATGCAAACCGATTCCGGTCCGGATTTTAGAGTGAACATAGTTATCTGTGCTAACGAAAACCCGACGCTTCCGATTCGCAAAGGAAGAAATGGTTCACGAAACCTCAGCCTAGTTTCTTGATCTGTTACGACGAATACTCAGCTCCTTAAAAACAGAAGCTTTTTATTTGTTCTAAGAGCATCCATCATGAGAAGCCTCGTCTGAATGTTCAACGTGTACACAGTTTGATGTCAGACCTCGTGCACATAAACATGTGTCAGTCAGTCTGTCCGTGATCACGTGGTACAGCTTGACCCAATTTCTGTGGAAATGGGCAGGTTACAGAGTATCTGAAGACATAAACTATATATAATGCTACAGCAAATTCCAAATTCATGGCAACGTACGAGTAGTAGAGATGAACTTGCCTCTCGTATTTATCCTATCAGTTGCTTCATACCTGAAAAACACAACACAACCACGTGTTTCATATACCAGTAGctacagggggggggggggggctgaacgcAGGCATTGATTGCTAGTTctgttattaaatattgttgTCAACCTTTGGCGATTTTAGGATAAGTCACCAGGACTCGGTCAATTCTTACAAGGTTCTATCAATAAACTGAtaaattttcgtcaaagttcTGCGATTTAACACTGCCGTCTGTTAAAACTTGAAAGGAAACGATTTTCagtatattttaaagattttgtctatacgaactttaatgaaaaaaaatggtttttgcCAGTTATTAAATCCAGCAAATAACTGTTGACGTAATAAAATGAGCGACTTAAGATTGATTTTCACGTGTTTCAAAGATGTTGTCTTGAAATCATTTATTCAGGACAGTTCCTTGATATTCTCCAGGAATGAAAATATACGTTCTATCGTAGACATAGCGATTGTGTCTCTTTGACCTTTGCATACTAAATCAGATTCAGGAACAGAATAACAATTTCGATAACATTACTGAACTCTTGAAAATCAATAGAGATAATTGGCGCCTTTGCATATTATTTCAGGCTATTATTTAAgaaaagtgttttatttttctgccaAACGAATTCTCATTGTATTTATATCGCTATAAAAAATCGCACGGCTTTTGTACATCAGCAAGCAAACAAGGGGGTCTTTCTCGATAGTACCTTAATCTTCTAAAGAGTTTCTTTCGATAGACTAAATTGATATTCACAGAAAGATTCGATATTATTCATTGATTGCCAATCTCCGTGGGGGGAATTCTTCTAGGTGACTTGAAATCTTCAGTATGCCTTTGGGGGAGGTGCATGCGTGGACGCCGTATCTGGAGACGAATCCAAGGCTACCCCACGCTGAGGGTACATGCAGAATCACCgccattatattaatatttactttAATCTTAAATCATTGTGAAATTTCGTCTCATTTTTTCCCTTCTGAATTCAGCACCGTTTTATTCAGAAcaattgtgtattttttatgtaaacgaTTGGTATTGATATCTCGGTAAGACGGCGGGGAGGTAGGGAACTGCATGTCTCTGCTTTCTATAACCCCGACATGCGATTTCGTAAACTTCAGTTTTTGAGCTGAGCGCACTTGTTCCCTTTGTCATAAATCCCATAGATCAGAGCTGGTGTGTTCTAGGAATACCTAACAGCTGTCGTCTGTCGACCTTCATTATCTCCCCTTGGCAAAAACAGGCCGATTCTTTATATAGGTAATTGTTTTTCCCAGTGATCTCAATAGGCTATTTTGACAGGCTTGCCAAAATGTCGGTCAAACTACTCAAAATGTGCGATGAAAGTATGATACAGAATTTTTCCTCTCttgttaaaataaacaatagagATTTACTTTCGGACTGGAGAGCCTGTAGTCTTGATATCCTGATGGTCCGAGTTAATCTTATGAACAGAGCCAGGGGTTAATCTAGATCTGAGCGGATTAGGAGCAGCGGAATTTCCGATCGTTGTAGGGTCTTTTATATGTGCATCCGTGCTAACTTCACAGAGTGCTAAATCAATGCTGGAGTCGATAGTGTCTCTTGACAATGCAATTAGCTTTTATGAAAAGTACAAATCAAGGTCAAGGTCGCCCATATGACCTTGATTCGTGATAGTACCATTGATATCATTTTTGGAATGGCAGGGTCCTTGAAGTAGCACATGAATAATAACCTCGTCATCAACTTGATCGCTTTTCCATGTCTTTGTTCGTATTCAATTATAAAAGCTATCTATATTGGATCTAAAAAAGAGTGTTCTTCTGAGAGTGAACGAAACAAAAGTGTCAGAGAACTGACGCgtgattctctctctctctctctctctctctctctctctctctctctctctctctctctctctctctctctcgttgcTTTTCAGAGATACATTCCACTGCATGATACACGCACCTGTTTGTGCAGGAGGAGTGAGTTACAGATCGTCTGCTGTAAAGCTCCATCACAGTATTCTCTGCATTGTTTCTCCTTTCCTTGTACTTTAAACAGCAACATAAATCTGTTCGGGTGACGGCAAGGGAttgtggggaggggggggggggatagagGGGTGTGGGGGATCGGTTGGTAGGAGGTAAGGGGAAGGATCTGTAGAAATTTCCAAAACTCTACATGTCTAAGAATTTCGGCCAGATTTACATTTACGCAGTCCTTGCTGTCTTATACTTACCCTGGACATTGGTTTTACTATTGTAGGGACCCAcggtaaacaataaaaaaaaattacatgataaCAACAGGGACGTATATGTTAAATATGTCTCTGATAGCAACTAAAAAAGAATGTACATTACAAATAAGttgcatattttatttcttaacgATTTGTATTGAGAAAATTGAGTACAACGATAGATAAAATtgagatattatttttttatttcgttgATAGCTCGTGAACAAAAGGCCCCTCTCTTGGTCTCCACACAAGGCCAGTGTGGAGTGCGTCCGCGCGGGGGTTACCGCATTGTGGGCGGTAAGGAGTCTATCCCCCACAGCTGGCCATGGCAGGTAAGTAATAAAAGAACCAGACACAGCGCTCTTCCGGATAACATTAGCAGAATTTCTAATATCTAAAGGGTCGATTAATGGATTAACTTATTTATGTCTCTCTGTTCGCGGTTTATAAATCACGATCTGCTGATGGGTCGCTCTATATTTAAAACAACCTCGGGGTTTCTCAACAAACAGgaattacatttgatttttagCACAAATTTATGTATTCTTACCATActcccattttattttaatttttagggggtagtttttatgttatgttttgtttttgtttttgtatattgGTGGGTtttttgggtttgttttttttttggggggggggggtagagtggatacactattttttttcattttgatattataaactgttattaatttttttattaatatacctGACGAAGTTTGATATAATaaactataattatttttttattaatataacagGTAGCGATCCTAAAGAAGTTTGATATCATAaactgtaattaattttttttattgatataacaGGTAGCGATCCTGACAAAGTGGAAGGAACAGTATTGTGGGGGGACCCTCATTGCGCCAGGGTGGGTTCTGACTGCCGCTCATTGTATTCGACGAAAGGGCCACAAACGCAAGGTCATCGTCCGAGTCGGCGAGCACGAAATCCATGTAGACAACAAAAATGAAGTCGATATGAAAGTAGAGCAAGATTTTCCACATAAAAGTTTTGATTACGAAACTATAACGAATGACATCGCTCTTCTCAAACTCCGGAAACCGGAAAGAATTAAAGACTTGGTCCAGTATGCATGTTTACCTGAGCCCGAGGACAAGTTAGCTGACGGAACGCGTTGTTACATCGTGGGTTGGGGGAAACAGAAAAACACCCACTTATTGGGATCCGAGTCACTCCGAGAAGCGGAGGTTCCTATTGTTAGCAAGAAAAAGTGTCGCAAAGCATTTGACTACAGAATAGGCGAAAAACAAATCTGTGCAGGGTTGAAAAAGGGGGGCGTGGATTCTTGCGCCGGTGACAGCGGCGGGCCGCTTATATGTCCCAAAATAGTAAACGGGACGGAGAGATGGATTGTGTACGGGGTGACGAGTTACGGCGAGGGGTGTGGGCAGAAAGGGAAGTACGGAATCTACACCAAGGTGTCGCATTACCTCAAATGGATAAACCGTGTGATCAGGAACAACAGCTGAGCTGTTTGTGACGTCGTATTCAAAATGGCGGTTTTTAGGGCTTaagtgtatattttgttttttactcaGGACATCTACATAGGTCAgtgttatttattttgatatcttgtttttttttcagtcgaTCTTTTTGACTGTTTAAAATCACTCACACTACGCAGGGGGGATGTTTTGCTCAATGCTCCTAATTGCGCAAATTTGGTTGTTTAAACGCGTAATGGTTCGCAGCTATGTTCCACCTGTTGGCCCTTGCCTTTGTTTTCCAGACGAAGAGGGATGCAGACGTTGGTTTGTTAGCATGAAGCGATCCTACAGGAAGCTGGGGTTGTTCAGAAATCCACTCTAAGTGCTGTGCATTGTATCAAaggaaaaataatgaaaatcattCGGGGTCACGGCCGTGGCCCGGGGTGTGTTTAGATACATATTCAAAGACGAAACGTTTCCAAGATTAAAGCAAACTTTTTCACACTTAATCTGTGCAATATCGCATCTCGCGACAAAATGTTTATCCATTTCATAAACGATTCATAATAATCAGAACCGACTGTCTATACTTTCCTGTCTGCAGAGAAAGACCTACAGGTATATTGGAGATGTACATCTGGCCATGGTTGCTTCATTCAGGGTATAATGCAAACTCAAACAGCGTCCTATTCCATCCTCCTTGAGATATTCAAGTTTCTTGGAAAATAAACGCGTGGCGGATGCCGGCAGTGACCGACTACGTCTGTGGTTTATAATGAACGTCAGTCGAGGCCATGCTTTCTGGGCTGAGAGCACCTAAACCCTCTCCTCCTCGCCtgtacttttttaaacaaaataattttaaagtactCTACATGTTTAACCTTCTGTTAAAAGATATGAGTTTTTACATGTGGAAATTATTGTCATCAGTTTGAATATACTTTGAATCGTACATGATTACGTGTTGTTTGTCTTATTTAAAATGTGGCTGTATGATACATGAAGTAAACTAAGACGTGGCGGATTTAATGCatgaatgatataaatattttagaaattctTTCTCGATAAATTAAACGGTTATTAGCAAAACACAAACCAGTAATTGTTATATGTAAAGACCAGTATTTTCCAATTATTGTAATTATCATTGAATGACGGCAGATAATTGTTGTTATGTACCTGCACTCGACTGGCATCAATATTCCGGTTTTCAGCACAGATCACGTAATCAACTGTCCTGATGTTCCGTGTGTCAAGGTCGTTACTGTTCCGTGTGTCAAGGCCGTTACTGTTTCGTGTGTCAAGGCCGTTATTGTTCCATGTGTCAAGGTCGTTCTGTTCTATGTGATACCTGTTACCTGCTATCATCAGTGTTCACATGTTAAGATGTTATTATTGAGCAGGTATTTGTTGTGTTTGTgtcttgttgatatttttctgtGGCCAATAAAACAGCCATTACATTTTGATCTgttctgttttaattaaattgtcttAGTGATTGTCAGATCATAGCAAGTAAAATTTACGCGATTAAGAAGGAGACGAAGGGAGCGAAGCAACCACGCCCCTTCTAAATCGCCTAAATTTTACGTATTATATGATCTAACTTACTTGGAAAATAGCATCCCTCTTTTATTTACGGCTCTCTAAGTCAATCTAAAAGTGACGTCGCTGTGAACGTAGAGAAattcttaacaataaaaaacatcGCCAATAGAATATTTAGCGACTGCTGATTGGGTGAAAAAGTTGCTTCTGCTctaattttctttaaagatcGCCAAAAAACTTTATCAAAGTTGATGAAAGGAATAAATGCATTCAATAGCTTTTgacttttttgaaatatatttgcatCTACTCCTAACTTATTTTCTCCCTTGTGTCTGACATTACCGAAAAATCATTACAGTTACTGACATGACAGATAGATTTCATACAGATATTGACATTACAGAGATAGATTTCCTACAGTCACTGATAAAACCGACAGAATTAATTCAATAACTGACATTTACAACAG
This portion of the Magallana gigas chromosome 7, xbMagGiga1.1, whole genome shotgun sequence genome encodes:
- the LOC105335492 gene encoding chymotrypsinogen B; this translates as MTRFIRVSIVILFFSITDLSMVNAKRRKNKRIETRNSTLSLTTQPNGLTSNRENKILCEYYTQWTAWSRCNRKCEQTRVRRCNQPENCGSSVLKEKQSCRRKKGRCSTLSYKVIGFRRGNRLIEELLYDLLYEGWSQWGHCTRACRKRRFRKCKEHKICGNSYIQEERKCRSPGNVCGKKYFFNTFEPDRHSPSVTALSPRERAREQKAPLLVSTQGQCGVRPRGGYRIVGGKESIPHSWPWQVAILTKWKEQYCGGTLIAPGWVLTAAHCIRRKGHKRKVIVRVGEHEIHVDNKNEVDMKVEQDFPHKSFDYETITNDIALLKLRKPERIKDLVQYACLPEPEDKLADGTRCYIVGWGKQKNTHLLGSESLREAEVPIVSKKKCRKAFDYRIGEKQICAGLKKGGVDSCAGDSGGPLICPKIVNGTERWIVYGVTSYGEGCGQKGKYGIYTKVSHYLKWINRVIRNNS